In a single window of the Deltaproteobacteria bacterium HGW-Deltaproteobacteria-6 genome:
- a CDS encoding CoA-binding protein, with protein sequence MKTFFSPASIAVIGASSREGSLGGQIVRNLIYGYTGRIYPVNPNASNIQSLPCYPTVDAIPGPVDLAIIIVPAPAVPEALASCGLKGIKRVIIESAGFAETGETGRLLQERCLAVARAAGIRIWGPNCMGLVDIPKKFFFTFMHPNIYKDGLIDGRISMVVQSGMLSAGFLADLMSERAIGVAKACSIGNKMDIDECDVLEYLLADDETDAIALYLESIVRGRKFLELADRAKKPIVLLKGGKSMAGAKAALSHTSSLAGNARLQDSLLSLASVTIARDFQQMMEIARALAMIRQTPANCRTAILTFSGGAGILSCDLIEQQGLRVAELSTSTKTELASVFPDWLPASNPVDMFPAFALKGPIAAYEGAFRAVVKDPKVDVIFLHFFVGLYPNYNQLKIFKEAADREGKVLILWVIGRRDALRNFKREAEEHSIPVHGELYRAVECLACASRYTPRKKTSPLIHTGKYRLKSATASILSSCPERVWDEYDSKRLLKTCGIPVVEEKIVLSAADTAAAARQLGYPVVLKGLAKGQVHKSESGLVYLGITSAASLKSSFADLTKRMKGKGRILLQRQMPIEYELIVGMVRDLQFGPCVMFGLGGIFSELQKDVVFAPAPLSLLTAKELIQRISGKKLLQGFRGGKPLDMKLMAEILVNLGNLAYARPDIEQIDINPLVVCQGKPVAVDATIIKG encoded by the coding sequence ATGAAAACTTTTTTCTCACCTGCATCCATTGCCGTGATCGGCGCCAGTTCCCGTGAAGGAAGCCTGGGTGGCCAGATCGTCAGAAATCTGATTTATGGCTACACGGGCCGTATCTATCCCGTCAATCCCAATGCTTCAAACATTCAGTCCCTGCCCTGTTATCCGACAGTGGACGCAATTCCCGGTCCGGTTGATCTCGCGATAATTATCGTTCCCGCCCCCGCCGTACCCGAAGCACTCGCGTCCTGCGGACTAAAAGGCATCAAACGCGTCATCATCGAAAGCGCCGGTTTCGCCGAAACAGGCGAGACAGGCCGCCTGCTTCAGGAACGCTGCCTGGCCGTAGCCCGCGCAGCAGGCATCCGCATCTGGGGCCCCAACTGCATGGGACTGGTGGATATCCCGAAGAAGTTCTTTTTTACATTCATGCATCCCAATATTTACAAAGACGGCTTGATTGACGGACGTATCTCCATGGTGGTGCAAAGCGGCATGCTTTCCGCCGGCTTTCTGGCCGATCTGATGAGCGAGCGGGCAATTGGCGTAGCGAAAGCCTGTTCCATCGGCAATAAAATGGACATCGACGAATGCGATGTGCTGGAATACCTGCTTGCAGACGACGAGACGGACGCCATCGCCCTTTATCTGGAGTCGATTGTGCGGGGGCGCAAATTTCTGGAACTGGCGGACCGGGCAAAAAAACCGATCGTCCTGCTCAAAGGCGGCAAAAGCATGGCAGGGGCCAAAGCGGCACTTTCCCACACCTCCAGTCTGGCCGGCAACGCGAGGCTGCAGGACTCGCTTTTGTCGCTTGCCTCTGTGACCATCGCGCGCGATTTTCAGCAGATGATGGAAATCGCCCGCGCGCTGGCCATGATCAGACAGACCCCCGCAAATTGCCGGACAGCTATTTTGACGTTCAGTGGCGGCGCAGGAATTCTGTCATGCGATCTGATCGAACAGCAGGGACTTCGGGTCGCGGAACTTTCTACGTCCACAAAAACAGAGCTCGCTTCAGTATTTCCCGACTGGCTGCCCGCTTCCAATCCTGTGGACATGTTTCCCGCCTTTGCGCTGAAAGGCCCTATCGCCGCCTATGAAGGTGCTTTCAGAGCCGTAGTGAAAGATCCGAAAGTGGATGTCATCTTTCTACACTTCTTCGTAGGCCTTTATCCCAACTACAATCAGTTGAAAATATTCAAGGAGGCGGCGGATCGGGAGGGAAAAGTTTTGATCCTCTGGGTCATCGGTCGACGTGACGCGCTTCGAAACTTCAAGCGTGAGGCCGAGGAGCACTCCATTCCTGTGCACGGAGAATTGTACCGTGCGGTCGAATGCCTGGCCTGTGCCTCGCGGTATACGCCGCGCAAGAAAACATCCCCGCTGATTCATACGGGGAAATACCGGCTGAAGTCTGCAACCGCATCTATTCTTTCATCCTGCCCCGAACGCGTCTGGGATGAATACGACAGCAAGCGTCTGCTGAAAACCTGCGGCATACCGGTGGTTGAAGAAAAGATCGTCTTGTCGGCCGCCGACACGGCAGCCGCCGCCCGCCAGCTTGGCTACCCCGTTGTTCTCAAGGGATTAGCCAAAGGACAGGTGCATAAATCGGAGTCCGGGCTGGTTTATTTGGGCATCACATCAGCTGCATCTCTCAAATCCTCTTTTGCCGATCTCACAAAACGAATGAAAGGCAAAGGAAGAATTCTATTACAGCGGCAGATGCCCATTGAATACGAATTAATTGTCGGCATGGTGCGTGATTTGCAATTCGGCCCCTGCGTCATGTTCGGTCTGGGTGGCATTTTTTCCGAACTGCAAAAGGATGTCGTCTTCGCTCCCGCGCCGCTTTCCCTGTTAACAGCAAAAGAGCTGATCCAGCGCATCTCGGGGAAAAAGCTTCTACAGGGCTTCCGCGGCGGAAAACCGCTGGACATGAAACTAATGGCCGAAATATTGGTGAACCTGGGCAATCTCGCTTACGCTCGTCCGGACATCGAACAGATCGACATCAATCCGCTGGTGGTCTGTCAGGGAAAACCGGTCGCGGTGGATGCGACAATTATCAAGGGTTAA